One genomic region from Campylobacter sp. RM5004 encodes:
- the rsmA gene encoding 16S rRNA (adenine(1518)-N(6)/adenine(1519)-N(6))-dimethyltransferase RsmA, which produces MIKAKKKFGQNFLKDELVKQQIIQAIPKDLKSILIEIGPGLGDLTAPILKSGFKLTSIEIDDSLIPILNERFNKEILSGDFTLINADVMSVKISDEPYFICANLPYYISSQIILNALFDDNCTGMLVMIQKELADRFFGDDYCALSVITELLCEKSLVCEVPPSAFVPMPKVNSSVIKLIKKPSLMDKKDIKGFNAFIKTAFNQPRKKMLSSFSNKEKVKKALDLLGINENVRAHEVSVKSFLEIFKLLKDDNEYR; this is translated from the coding sequence ATGATTAAGGCAAAAAAGAAATTCGGACAAAATTTTTTAAAAGATGAATTAGTAAAACAGCAGATCATCCAAGCGATACCCAAAGATTTAAAGTCAATTTTAATTGAGATTGGGCCTGGCTTAGGTGATTTAACTGCTCCTATACTTAAAAGTGGTTTTAAGCTCACTAGTATTGAAATAGATGATAGTTTGATACCTATTTTAAATGAGCGTTTTAATAAAGAGATTTTAAGTGGAGATTTTACATTAATTAATGCTGATGTTATGAGCGTGAAAATTAGTGATGAGCCTTATTTTATATGTGCTAATTTGCCGTATTATATTAGTTCGCAAATTATCCTAAATGCTTTGTTTGATGATAACTGCACAGGTATGCTTGTTATGATTCAAAAAGAGCTTGCTGATAGATTTTTTGGCGATGATTATTGTGCTTTAAGCGTAATTACTGAATTACTTTGTGAAAAATCACTAGTTTGTGAAGTGCCACCTAGTGCTTTTGTACCTATGCCGAAAGTAAATTCAAGCGTAATTAAGCTTATTAAAAAGCCAAGTTTAATGGATAAAAAGGATATAAAAGGCTTTAATGCTTTTATAAAAACAGCCTTTAATCAACCTAGAAAAAAAATGCTAAGCTCATTTTCAAATAAAGAAAAAGTAAAAAAAGCATTAGATTTATTAGGAATAAACGAAAATGTAAGAGCTCATGAGGTATCGGTTAAATCATTCTTAGAAATTTTTAAATTACTAAAGGATGACAATGAGTATAGATGA
- the mraY gene encoding phospho-N-acetylmuramoyl-pentapeptide-transferase, with product MFNIDINLFSYISVRAFLAFLLSFFMTLIIMPLFISWAKNIGANQPILSDAPKTHQKKCNTPTMGGVIFLGSTLLSSLIFATFNVYSISAFLCLVCFGAIGIIDDLGKVLKKANKAGLKPRSKMLLMIIASLITLLPIMIFSDFSTELFVPFYKYPIIDMKYFALIFWILVLISSSNAINLTDGLDGLACVPSVFSLFTLSVFLYLSSNAVYANYLLLPKVSGAEECVVIALALIGSLLGFLWYNCHPAQVFMGDSGSLTLGAIVGYLAIISKNEILLILIGFVFVLETISVILQVGSFKIFHKRIFKMAPIHHHFEQIGWSENKIIVRFWLIAFLCNVFALITIKLR from the coding sequence ATGTTTAACATTGATATAAACTTATTTTCATACATTAGCGTTAGGGCGTTTTTAGCTTTTTTATTGTCTTTTTTTATGACTTTAATTATTATGCCACTTTTTATTTCTTGGGCAAAAAATATAGGTGCAAATCAACCTATTTTAAGTGATGCTCCAAAAACTCATCAAAAAAAGTGCAATACCCCTACAATGGGCGGAGTGATATTTTTAGGCTCAACACTTCTTTCAAGCCTTATTTTTGCTACTTTTAATGTTTATAGTATTTCTGCGTTTTTGTGCTTAGTGTGCTTTGGAGCGATTGGAATTATTGATGATTTAGGTAAGGTTTTAAAAAAGGCTAATAAAGCAGGTCTTAAACCACGCTCAAAAATGCTTTTAATGATAATTGCTTCATTAATTACCTTACTTCCTATTATGATTTTTAGTGATTTTAGCACGGAGCTTTTCGTTCCTTTTTATAAATATCCAATAATAGATATGAAATATTTTGCTTTAATTTTTTGGATTTTGGTATTAATTTCAAGCTCAAATGCTATTAATTTAACCGATGGTCTTGATGGCCTTGCTTGTGTTCCTAGTGTATTTTCTTTATTTACATTATCTGTGTTTTTATATCTTAGTTCTAATGCTGTATATGCTAATTATTTATTATTACCTAAGGTTAGCGGTGCTGAAGAATGCGTTGTAATTGCACTTGCATTAATTGGCTCTTTACTAGGCTTTTTATGGTATAACTGCCATCCTGCGCAAGTATTTATGGGAGATAGTGGTTCGCTTACATTAGGAGCTATTGTTGGGTATTTAGCGATTATTTCAAAGAATGAAATTTTGCTTATATTAATAGGTTTTGTTTTTGTTCTTGAGACAATTAGCGTTATTTTACAAGTTGGAAGCTTTAAGATTTTTCATAAAAGAATTTTCAAAATGGCACCAATTCATCATCATTTTGAGCAAATCGGTTGGAGTGAAAATAAAATAATCGTTAGATTTTGGCTAATTGCGTTTTTATGCAATGTGTTTGCATTAATTACTATTAAATTAAGGTGA
- a CDS encoding ribonuclease J → MSIDELNKTKIARSYENAENEDELLEELEEEIDEKKSKKKKKRKKKILPASLKGDLDWQKALAESMKANEKAQEKRLSPWINYKGNASVKFTPLGGLGAIGGNMSVIEYEDEAIIIDVGMSFPDADTLGVDIVVPDFSYIRKIKDKVKAVLITHAHEDHIGAMPYFYKEFDFPIYATPLPLGMISNKFSEHGLKDKCKLFRPITKREIYEIGSFKVEFIHITHSIIDSCALAINTPAGTIIHTGDFKIDHTPIDGYASDLHRLAYYGEKGVLCLFSDSTNSYREGVTKSESTVGATFDLIYSRCKGRVIMSTFSSNIHRIHQAITHALNYNRKVCIIGRSMERNLFTAIELGYLKFDKKIFISADELDKFPDEEILIITTGSQGESMSALYRMATSEHKHVKIKPSDQVIISAKAIPGNEASVSGVIDLLMRHGASVAYQEFSEIHVSGHAAAEEQKLILRLVKPKYFLPVHGEYSHISKHKASAIACGVNERNIYLLDNGDQMEISWNKLRKLKSVKTGKTYIDNQVDREVHDDLLNTRKNLAEHGIVQLNLHINMGAKTLNHAHIINFGLVSNKLAQDFGTDVSNYIKLFIADAKEGIMKDKKAFEPALRNALKKYFFKKYKKYPYLLLNIH, encoded by the coding sequence ATGAGTATAGATGAATTAAATAAGACAAAAATAGCTAGAAGTTATGAAAACGCAGAAAATGAAGATGAACTTTTAGAAGAATTAGAAGAAGAAATTGACGAAAAAAAATCAAAAAAGAAGAAAAAACGCAAGAAAAAAATCTTACCAGCTTCTTTAAAAGGTGATTTAGATTGGCAAAAAGCTTTAGCTGAATCAATGAAAGCAAACGAAAAAGCTCAAGAAAAAAGATTAAGCCCGTGGATTAATTATAAAGGTAATGCTAGCGTGAAATTCACTCCACTTGGTGGTTTAGGTGCAATCGGTGGAAATATGAGCGTAATTGAATATGAAGATGAGGCAATTATCATTGATGTTGGAATGAGCTTTCCTGATGCTGATACTTTAGGTGTTGATATTGTAGTTCCTGATTTTTCATATATTAGAAAGATAAAAGATAAGGTTAAAGCTGTATTAATTACTCACGCTCATGAAGATCATATCGGAGCGATGCCTTATTTTTATAAAGAATTTGATTTTCCTATTTATGCAACTCCGCTTCCATTAGGAATGATTTCAAATAAATTTAGCGAACACGGACTTAAAGATAAGTGCAAACTATTTAGACCTATAACAAAGCGTGAAATATATGAAATTGGCTCATTTAAGGTTGAGTTTATTCATATAACACATAGTATTATTGATAGCTGTGCATTAGCTATAAATACACCTGCAGGAACTATCATTCATACAGGAGATTTTAAAATAGACCATACTCCAATAGATGGTTATGCGAGTGATTTACATCGTTTAGCTTATTATGGCGAAAAGGGAGTTTTATGTCTGTTTAGTGATAGCACTAATAGTTACCGTGAAGGTGTAACTAAGAGTGAAAGCACTGTGGGGGCTACATTTGATTTAATTTATTCACGCTGTAAGGGTCGTGTGATAATGAGTACATTTAGCTCAAATATTCATAGAATTCATCAAGCAATTACTCACGCACTAAACTATAATAGAAAAGTTTGTATTATAGGCCGTTCAATGGAAAGAAACTTATTTACAGCAATTGAGCTAGGTTATTTAAAATTTGATAAAAAGATTTTCATAAGTGCTGATGAGCTTGATAAATTCCCTGATGAAGAGATTTTAATCATTACTACTGGCTCACAAGGTGAGAGTATGAGTGCATTATATAGAATGGCAACAAGCGAGCATAAGCATGTAAAGATTAAACCAAGCGATCAAGTAATAATAAGTGCAAAAGCAATTCCAGGTAATGAAGCAAGTGTTTCAGGTGTAATTGATTTATTAATGCGTCATGGAGCAAGTGTTGCTTATCAAGAATTTAGCGAAATTCATGTAAGCGGACACGCAGCTGCTGAAGAGCAAAAATTGATATTAAGATTAGTAAAACCTAAGTATTTTCTACCTGTTCATGGAGAATATTCTCATATTAGCAAACACAAAGCTAGTGCGATTGCTTGTGGTGTAAATGAAAGAAATATTTATTTATTAGATAACGGCGATCAAATGGAAATAAGCTGGAATAAATTAAGAAAATTAAAGAGCGTTAAAACAGGAAAGACTTATATAGATAATCAAGTGGATAGAGAAGTTCATGATGATTTATTAAATACTAGAAAAAATCTAGCAGAGCATGGAATAGTTCAGCTAAATCTTCATATAAATATGGGTGCAAAAACTCTAAATCACGCACATATTATAAATTTTGGTCTTGTATCAAATAAACTAGCTCAAGATTTTGGAACTGATGTGAGTAATTACATTAAATTATTCATTGCAGATGCAAAAGAAGGCATTATGAAAGACAAAAAAGCTTTTGAGCCAGCACTAAGAAACGCACTTAAAAAGTATTTCTTTAAAAAGTATAAGAAATATCCATATTTATTATTAAATATACATTAA
- a CDS encoding hemolysin family protein gives MLFLALFCVFLNGFFVLSEFSIVKIRKSKLEEFVNQGRTNAKLALEMYKNLDTYLSATQLGITLSSLALGWLGESSVAVLLNKLLSNFNVNPIAIHSVSVVISFILITLLHVVLGEIVPKSIAIAKTETVVLWIARPLYLFRIIFAPFIATFDFLSLSILKMLRIKTNEHAAHSEEEIKFIASESQKSGVLDEFETELIQNAVDFSDIVAKEIMTPRRDMICLNKSNTYEENIKIVHDYKHTRFPFIDASKDNVLGMIHIRDLLDNQNKDLNECVRKVLFVPENISISKVLVQMNKEQIHTAIVMDEYGGTAGLLTMEDIIEELVGDINDEHDKKEQDYRKINDDIYIVNGRLDIESVEELLDIKYDDELEELTIGGYIFNRLGHVPSEKERCEDEHCYYEVKQMQSNSIKYLKIIKKQRKNNE, from the coding sequence ATGCTGTTTTTAGCATTATTTTGTGTTTTTTTAAATGGATTTTTCGTGTTATCTGAATTTAGCATTGTAAAAATTAGAAAAAGTAAGCTAGAAGAATTTGTAAATCAAGGAAGAACTAACGCTAAATTAGCCTTAGAAATGTATAAAAACTTAGATACTTATTTATCAGCTACTCAGCTAGGAATTACTTTAAGCTCACTTGCTCTTGGTTGGTTGGGCGAGAGTTCTGTTGCGGTTTTATTAAACAAACTTTTATCTAATTTTAATGTAAATCCTATCGCAATTCATAGTGTTTCTGTTGTTATTTCTTTTATATTAATTACGCTTTTACATGTTGTCTTAGGCGAAATTGTTCCAAAAAGTATAGCAATAGCAAAAACTGAAACCGTTGTATTATGGATAGCAAGACCACTTTATTTATTTAGAATAATTTTTGCACCTTTTATTGCTACATTTGATTTTTTATCTTTATCAATTTTAAAAATGTTAAGAATAAAAACAAACGAGCATGCAGCTCACTCTGAAGAAGAAATTAAATTTATAGCAAGTGAAAGCCAAAAAAGTGGAGTTTTAGATGAATTTGAAACTGAACTTATCCAAAATGCAGTTGATTTTAGCGACATTGTAGCTAAAGAGATTATGACTCCAAGACGCGATATGATATGCTTAAACAAAAGCAATACTTATGAAGAAAATATAAAAATAGTTCATGATTATAAACACACTAGATTTCCTTTCATAGATGCTAGTAAAGATAATGTATTAGGTATGATTCATATTAGAGATTTATTAGATAATCAAAATAAAGACCTAAATGAATGTGTTAGAAAAGTTCTTTTTGTTCCTGAAAATATCAGTATTTCAAAGGTTCTAGTTCAAATGAATAAAGAGCAAATCCATACAGCAATAGTAATGGATGAATACGGCGGAACCGCAGGATTGCTTACTATGGAAGATATTATTGAAGAATTAGTAGGTGATATTAATGATGAGCACGATAAAAAAGAGCAAGATTATAGAAAAATAAATGATGATATTTATATCGTAAATGGAAGGCTTGATATTGAAAGCGTTGAAGAATTGCTTGATATAAAATATGATGATGAATTAGAAGAGCTAACCATAGGTGGATATATATTCAATCGCTTAGGGCATGTTCCTAGTGAAAAAGAGCGTTGTGAAGACGAACATTGCTATTATGAAGTAAAACAAATGCAATCAAATAGCATAAAATATTTAAAAATAATCAAAAAGCAAAGGAAAAATAATGAATAA
- a CDS encoding pseudouridine synthase, producing MRLNKFIAHNSKYSRKEADKLIKEGLVKINNKVVLEDWSEVGVDDKVFVKGKRIYKKSEFSVIVYHKDKGELVSHKDERGRALIFDNLPRDFRHFNPVGRLDYASTGILLLVDSPVIADFLMQSNLEREYYLKIKGTITKEVINAMENGLEIVNSLKGAHPKSKITNLSLKPFLEYEIFGSSGGYTKLRVIIDEGKNRELRRFFAEFDLEVVELKRVAFGRVDLGVLKPKKYRFLTNSEYEDLRSFLKENKVYY from the coding sequence ATGAGACTTAATAAATTTATTGCACACAATAGCAAATATTCAAGAAAAGAAGCTGATAAGCTAATTAAAGAAGGTTTAGTAAAAATCAATAATAAAGTCGTTTTAGAAGACTGGAGCGAAGTTGGAGTTGATGATAAAGTTTTTGTAAAAGGTAAAAGAATTTATAAAAAAAGCGAATTTAGCGTAATCGTATATCACAAAGATAAAGGCGAATTAGTAAGTCATAAAGATGAGCGTGGAAGAGCTTTGATATTTGATAATTTACCAAGAGATTTTAGACATTTTAATCCTGTTGGAAGACTAGATTACGCATCTACCGGGATACTTTTATTAGTTGATAGTCCTGTGATAGCGGATTTTTTAATGCAAAGTAACCTAGAGCGTGAATATTATTTAAAAATTAAAGGAACTATCACAAAAGAAGTAATCAATGCTATGGAAAATGGGCTTGAAATCGTAAATAGCTTAAAAGGAGCACACCCAAAAAGTAAAATCACAAATCTTAGCTTAAAGCCATTTTTAGAATACGAAATATTTGGAAGTAGTGGCGGATATACAAAGCTAAGAGTTATAATTGATGAGGGTAAAAATAGAGAGTTAAGACGCTTTTTTGCTGAGTTTGATTTAGAAGTTGTTGAGCTTAAAAGAGTAGCTTTTGGTAGGGTTGATTTAGGTGTTTTAAAACCTAAAAAATATAGATTTTTAACAAATAGCGAGTATGAAGACTTAAGAAGCTTTTTAAAAGAAAATAAGGTATATTACTAA
- a CDS encoding exopolyphosphatase, with translation MNKYRLITRSDMDGLVCAVLLKHMDLISDIKFVHPKDMQDGTIEITSNDIVTNLPYCPNAHLVFDHHESESIRNGKADNHIIIPDAPSAARVVYDYYTKQGVEFPKEWDDMMVAVDKADSAQFLMEDVLEPKGWEFLSFLMDSRTGLGRFHDFRISNYNLMMDLIDYCKNHKIEDIMKLPDVVERSDLYKKYENEFKEQLKRCSKVYKNLVVLDLSKEEIIYPGNRFMIYALYPECNISIHKILGFRGQNMVYATGKSIFNRTSKTNIGELMLKYGGGGHEAAGTCQVSHEDAEKVLNELIAKINADG, from the coding sequence ATGAATAAATATAGATTAATAACTAGAAGTGATATGGATGGACTTGTATGTGCTGTATTATTAAAGCACATGGATTTAATTAGCGATATTAAATTCGTTCATCCTAAAGATATGCAAGATGGCACAATAGAAATTACAAGCAATGATATAGTAACAAACTTGCCGTATTGCCCTAATGCACATTTAGTATTTGATCATCATGAAAGCGAAAGTATTAGAAATGGTAAAGCTGATAATCATATTATAATACCTGATGCACCAAGTGCTGCTAGAGTTGTGTATGATTATTACACTAAACAAGGCGTAGAATTCCCTAAAGAATGGGATGATATGATGGTTGCAGTTGATAAAGCTGATAGCGCACAATTTTTAATGGAAGATGTGCTTGAGCCTAAAGGTTGGGAATTTTTAAGCTTTTTAATGGATAGTAGAACTGGTCTTGGAAGATTTCACGACTTTAGAATAAGCAACTATAACCTTATGATGGATTTAATTGATTATTGCAAAAATCACAAAATTGAAGATATTATGAAATTACCTGATGTTGTTGAAAGAAGTGATTTGTATAAAAAATACGAAAATGAATTTAAAGAACAATTAAAAAGATGTTCTAAAGTTTATAAAAATCTAGTTGTATTAGACTTAAGCAAAGAAGAGATTATTTATCCAGGCAATCGCTTTATGATTTATGCGCTTTATCCAGAATGCAATATCTCTATTCATAAAATCTTAGGCTTTAGAGGTCAAAATATGGTTTATGCAACAGGTAAGAGCATATTCAATAGAACTAGCAAAACAAACATCGGAGAGCTAATGCTAAAATACGGCGGAGGCGGACACGAAGCAGCAGGCACTTGCCAAGTATCTCACGAAGATGCCGAAAAAGTTTTAAACGAACTAATAGCAAAAATCAACGCAGACGGCTAA
- a CDS encoding KpsF/GutQ family sugar-phosphate isomerase translates to MLEIAKNILKREAFALEEAALSLDESFIKIANLVNDCKGNLIVVGVGKSGIVGRKIAASFASCGVKSFFIHASELMHGDLGNISKEDLVILISFSGKSEEVLKIIPFLKDRACTLISISQSNSPLANSCLFNIATNCNEAITNLPAPTSSTTLTLALADALLACVIALRDFSVSDFGINHPGGALGKRYYVKVSDLMHKNNLPIINKDANLKEAILCMSKASFGCALIVDNEKLLGFLSDGDLRRAMAKEDFSLEQLALTYASKNPKTIIKTELAHKAFSYMKENKISILVVVEDEKIIGLLQLLDE, encoded by the coding sequence ATGCTAGAAATTGCAAAAAACATTCTAAAGCGAGAAGCTTTCGCTTTAGAAGAAGCAGCTTTAAGTTTAGATGAGAGTTTTATTAAAATTGCTAATTTAGTTAATGATTGCAAAGGCAATTTAATAGTGGTTGGAGTTGGTAAAAGTGGCATAGTTGGACGCAAAATTGCTGCTTCATTTGCTAGTTGTGGGGTAAAGTCGTTTTTTATTCATGCAAGTGAGTTAATGCATGGAGATTTAGGAAATATCTCTAAAGAAGATTTAGTGATTTTAATTTCATTTAGTGGAAAAAGCGAAGAAGTTTTAAAAATTATTCCTTTTTTAAAAGATAGAGCTTGCACTTTAATTAGCATTTCGCAAAGTAATTCTCCACTAGCTAATTCATGCTTATTTAATATCGCAACAAATTGTAATGAAGCAATCACAAATCTACCTGCACCAACTAGCTCAACAACCCTAACACTAGCTTTAGCAGACGCATTACTAGCTTGTGTAATTGCTTTAAGAGATTTTAGTGTAAGTGATTTTGGTATAAATCATCCTGGTGGAGCTTTAGGTAAGAGATATTATGTAAAAGTAAGTGATTTAATGCATAAAAATAATCTTCCTATTATTAATAAAGACGCTAATTTAAAAGAAGCAATTTTATGTATGAGTAAGGCTAGTTTTGGTTGTGCTTTAATAGTTGATAATGAAAAATTACTTGGATTTTTAAGCGATGGAGACTTAAGAAGAGCAATGGCAAAAGAAGATTTTTCTTTAGAGCAATTAGCTTTAACATACGCAAGTAAAAATCCTAAAACAATAATAAAAACAGAGCTAGCTCACAAGGCGTTTTCTTATATGAAAGAGAACAAAATATCTATTTTAGTAGTTGTTGAAGATGAAAAAATAATAGGTTTATTACAATTATTGGATGAGTGA
- a CDS encoding restriction endonuclease subunit S, which translates to MVKKALSPLNDGLKSVKWAEYKLGDLFSINATKSFNKDKLVSGNEYDYITRTSQNQGILQSTGFVNDSNLNNAKSWSLGLLQMDFFYRKRKWYAGQFVRKIDCKFQINENMAHFFTTILNHQKSKLLSVLVRDVDKIFNESIVKLPIDNSGINLSFIGDFMSEIRRLGLSQVKKYLADKKLDMNLTSDEAKALKDFKSGCIVWNDYRLGSLFEKIKTNKLSYKGSYLPKYKQGEFVLPALTSTTQNQGLSVYVPMVDTTILKNVISIASNGECPVFYQSKDFTIFQDAYAIKYQVRVLNENESLFFVSSISKVMRKYNWDNKGSWEKVKNEYIVLPSKNKQIDFKFINDFASAILKTISKEILKFI; encoded by the coding sequence ATTGTTAAAAAAGCTCTAAGCCCACTTAATGATGGTTTAAAAAGCGTTAAGTGGGCTGAATATAAATTAGGTGATTTATTTAGTATAAATGCGACAAAAAGTTTTAATAAAGACAAGCTTGTTAGCGGCAACGAATACGATTACATCACTAGAACATCACAAAACCAAGGAATTTTGCAAAGTACTGGATTTGTAAATGATTCTAATTTAAACAATGCCAAAAGTTGGAGTTTAGGTTTATTACAAATGGACTTTTTTTATAGAAAAAGAAAGTGGTATGCAGGTCAATTTGTTAGAAAAATTGATTGTAAATTTCAAATTAATGAAAATATGGCACATTTTTTTACCACAATACTTAATCATCAAAAATCAAAATTATTATCTGTTTTGGTTAGAGATGTAGATAAAATATTTAATGAAAGCATTGTAAAGCTACCAATAGATAATAGTGGAATTAATTTAAGTTTTATTGGTGATTTTATGAGTGAAATTAGGCGATTAGGTCTATCACAAGTAAAAAAATACTTAGCTGACAAAAAATTAGATATGAACTTAACGAGCGATGAAGCAAAAGCTTTAAAAGATTTTAAGAGCGGTTGTATTGTTTGGAATGATTATAGGCTAGGTAGTTTATTTGAAAAAATAAAAACAAATAAGTTGAGCTATAAAGGCTCCTATTTACCGAAATATAAGCAAGGTGAGTTCGTGTTACCTGCACTTACTTCAACAACTCAAAATCAAGGACTAAGTGTTTATGTGCCAATGGTAGATACTACAATTTTGAAAAATGTTATATCTATTGCTTCTAATGGAGAATGTCCAGTTTTTTATCAAAGCAAAGATTTTACAATATTTCAAGATGCTTATGCTATAAAATATCAAGTTAGGGTATTAAATGAAAATGAAAGTTTGTTTTTTGTAAGTTCTATTTCTAAAGTTATGAGAAAATACAATTGGGACAATAAGGGTAGTTGGGAAAAAGTAAAAAACGAATATATCGTATTACCTTCAAAAAATAAACAAATAGACTTTAAATTTATAAATGATTTTGCTAGTGCGATACTAAAAACAATATCAAAAGAAATTTTAAAGTTTATATGA
- the thiD gene encoding bifunctional hydroxymethylpyrimidine kinase/phosphomethylpyrimidine kinase — translation MLNPVLTIAGSDCSGGSGLEADLKTFTMHKTFGMAVVLGVYSVNTQGVYGACVMDKEIVASQFDAVFNDIRPKALKTGLMGDADLIRLITAKFKEFKPENIVIDPVMFSKSGFRLIGDEDFKLYVEEFIQFADVLTPNKLEAELLCGFSIDSKEKLKDSAKKLIDLGAKSVLAKGGKYFDLAVDYFYDGKDFHELCGKNLQTSNDHGAGCTLSAAIAANLANGLDKLSAVANAKIYTQNAMENAPKLGAGRGPLNHMFDL, via the coding sequence ATGTTAAATCCAGTTCTAACGATTGCAGGTAGTGATTGCAGTGGGGGTAGCGGACTTGAGGCTGATTTAAAAACTTTTACAATGCATAAAACTTTTGGAATGGCAGTGGTTTTAGGTGTTTATTCTGTAAATACTCAAGGTGTTTATGGTGCTTGTGTTATGGATAAAGAAATTGTTGCATCTCAATTTGATGCAGTTTTTAATGATATAAGACCAAAAGCTCTTAAAACAGGTTTAATGGGAGATGCTGATTTAATTAGATTAATCACTGCAAAATTTAAAGAATTTAAGCCAGAAAATATAGTAATTGACCCTGTTATGTTTTCAAAAAGTGGTTTTAGACTAATTGGCGATGAAGATTTTAAATTATATGTAGAAGAATTCATACAATTTGCCGATGTTTTAACACCTAACAAACTTGAAGCTGAACTTCTTTGTGGATTTAGCATTGATTCAAAAGAAAAATTAAAAGATTCAGCTAAAAAACTAATTGATTTAGGAGCTAAAAGCGTTTTGGCTAAAGGTGGAAAATATTTTGATTTAGCAGTGGATTATTTTTATGATGGAAAAGATTTTCACGAACTTTGTGGTAAAAACTTGCAAACTTCAAACGACCACGGAGCAGGTTGTACTCTAAGCGCTGCAATTGCTGCAAACCTAGCAAATGGCTTAGATAAATTAAGTGCAGTTGCAAATGCAAAAATTTATACTCAAAATGCAATGGAAAACGCACCAAAATTAGGTGCTGGAAGAGGCCCTTTAAATCATATGTTTGATTTATAG
- the murD gene encoding UDP-N-acetylmuramoyl-L-alanine--D-glutamate ligase: MLSMFGYGNVAKAITSTYKKGEWNIYDDKFSAASEDEFGNKLLPVNEFNPELSSIEVVSPGIAPNHILCKKARNLTSEIDFYNEALGLSIWVSGTNGKTTTTEMIAHLLDIEAGANIGKPLALMNLKAPLVVLEMSSFALHYTKVARPELYVLLPICDDHISWHGSFSNYEKAKLDLVFRMNKTASVIVPKKYKQYLENAKCIKYFYENSSDLAKTFDIDLSKLNYKEPFLLDACLALAATKIISGEIKYDKLSLFKIGRHRVEVFKDSKNRTWIDDSKATNISAALAAINSFKEPLHLIAGGDAKGQDLNEFFKYLPKNTKLYLIGKIDFSDIAKANGFNPIRTNLKEAVALIYKDLKIDEIALLSPACASLDEFSSYAERGDLFIKYTKELDV, translated from the coding sequence ATGTTATCAATGTTTGGATATGGAAATGTTGCTAAAGCAATTACTAGCACTTACAAAAAAGGCGAGTGGAATATATATGATGATAAATTTAGCGCAGCTAGTGAAGATGAGTTTGGCAATAAACTTTTGCCTGTAAATGAGTTTAATCCTGAGCTAAGTAGCATTGAAGTTGTAAGCCCTGGAATTGCTCCTAATCATATTTTATGCAAAAAGGCAAGAAATCTTACAAGCGAGATTGATTTTTACAATGAAGCTTTAGGGCTTAGTATTTGGGTAAGTGGAACAAATGGCAAAACTACAACAACTGAGATGATAGCTCATTTATTAGATATTGAAGCTGGAGCAAATATAGGAAAACCTTTGGCTTTAATGAATCTTAAAGCACCTTTAGTAGTGCTTGAGATGAGCTCTTTTGCTCTTCATTATACTAAGGTTGCAAGACCTGAGCTTTATGTATTACTCCCTATTTGTGATGATCATATAAGTTGGCATGGAAGCTTTAGTAATTACGAAAAAGCAAAGCTTGATTTGGTTTTTAGAATGAATAAAACTGCTAGCGTAATAGTTCCTAAAAAATATAAACAATATTTAGAGAATGCAAAATGTATTAAATATTTTTATGAAAACTCAAGCGATTTAGCAAAAACTTTTGATATTGATTTGTCTAAATTAAACTATAAAGAGCCGTTTTTATTAGATGCGTGTTTAGCATTAGCAGCCACAAAAATAATTAGTGGTGAGATTAAATATGATAAATTAAGTTTATTTAAAATCGGTCGTCATAGGGTTGAAGTATTTAAAGATAGTAAAAATAGAACTTGGATTGATGATAGCAAGGCTACAAATATTTCTGCAGCACTTGCAGCGATTAATAGCTTTAAAGAACCCTTACATTTAATTGCAGGTGGAGATGCTAAAGGTCAAGATTTAAATGAGTTTTTTAAATATTTACCTAAAAATACAAAGCTTTATTTGATAGGAAAGATAGATTTTAGCGACATTGCAAAGGCAAATGGATTTAATCCTATTAGAACGAATTTAAAAGAAGCTGTTGCTTTAATATATAAAGATTTAAAAATAGATGAAATCGCTTTATTAAGTCCTGCGTGTGCAAGCTTAGATGAGTTTAGCTCTTATGCTGAGCGTGGGGATTTGTTTATAAAATATACGAAAGAGCTTGATGTTTAG